TCAAGGCGTTCGAAAGAGGGGTTCATTGACAGGGATTCCAAAAATGCTAATCAAAGAGGGGGGAGTCATTCCAGAACGCCGCCGATCCGGCTTTGCCGGTCGGCCAGCATTGCCCCTTGAGGGGCGGAACACAGCGACGGGGATGGGCCGCTCTCAGGGGTTCAAAAAAGGACCACACCGCGAATCGACTCCCCACGCTTCATCAGGTCAAAGCCCTTGTTGATGTCCTCCAGCGGCATGGTGTGGGTGATCAGATCGTCGATGTTGATCTTGCCCTCCATGTACCAGTCCACAATCTTCGGTACATCGGTGCGGCCCCGTGCGCCGCCAAAGGCCGAGCCCTCCCATTTGCGACCGGTCACCAGCTGAAACGGGCGCGTAGAAATCTCGGCGCCAGCTTCTGCCACACCGATGATGATGCTGCGACCCCAGCCCTTGTGGGTGCATTCCAGCGCATCGCGCATGACCTTGGTGTTGCCGATGCACTCGAACGAATAGTCTGCACCGCCATCCGTGAGCTGGACAATGGCGTCGACCACGTTGTCCACCTCCTTGGGGTTGATGAAGTGGGTCATGCCGAACTTGCGCGCCATTTCCTGGCGGGCGGGGTTGATGTCAACCCCAATGATCTTGTCGGCGCCCACCATCCTGGCGCCCTGGATCACGTTCAGGCCAATGCCGCCCAGGCCGAAGACAACCACGTTGGCGCCCGCCTCCACCTTGGCGGTGAAGATCACGGCGCCAATGCCGGTGGTCACGCCGCAGCCGATGTAACACACCTTGTCAAAAGGCGCGTCCTCACGGATCTTGGCCAGCGAGATTTCAGGTGCGACCGTGTAGTTGGAGAAGGTCGAGGTGCCCATGTAATGGAAGATGGGCTTGCCGTCGAGGCTGAAGCGGCTGGTGGCGTCGGGCATCAGGCCCTTGCCCTGGGTGCCGCGGATGAGCTGGCACAGGTTGGTCTTGCGGCTCAGGCAGAACTTGCACTGGCGGCATTCAGGCGTGTAGAGCGGAATCACGTGGTCGCCCTTCTTGAGCGTGGTGACACCCGGCCCCACGTCAACCACGACGCCCGCGCCCTCGTGGCCAAGAATCGCAGGAAAGATGCCTTCGGGATCGGCTCCCG
This region of Hydrogenophaga crassostreae genomic DNA includes:
- a CDS encoding S-(hydroxymethyl)glutathione dehydrogenase/class III alcohol dehydrogenase, which produces MKTKAAVAWQAGQPLTIEAVDLQGPKLGEVLVEIKATGICHTDYYTLSGADPEGIFPAILGHEGAGVVVDVGPGVTTLKKGDHVIPLYTPECRQCKFCLSRKTNLCQLIRGTQGKGLMPDATSRFSLDGKPIFHYMGTSTFSNYTVAPEISLAKIREDAPFDKVCYIGCGVTTGIGAVIFTAKVEAGANVVVFGLGGIGLNVIQGARMVGADKIIGVDINPARQEMARKFGMTHFINPKEVDNVVDAIVQLTDGGADYSFECIGNTKVMRDALECTHKGWGRSIIIGVAEAGAEISTRPFQLVTGRKWEGSAFGGARGRTDVPKIVDWYMEGKINIDDLITHTMPLEDINKGFDLMKRGESIRGVVLF